GGATCAGGTGAGGAggatttctcattttattttaatttatttattcttccCTCCCgcctcactgcaaaaaacacaccaattaacaagtcatttagtctaattattgagtcctaaaaaatcctacttttcttaaaacaagggaAAAAATCTGCCGCTGGGGTtcgataatttcactttttttccaatgcagcttcacttgtttcaggaattttctagaaataaaagtgagaataaagcagatcactgcactgctatctactaaattcttcaaacaagttgatttgcattggaaacaagtgaaattatcgaaCCTCAccggcagattttttcacttattttaagaaaattatgattttaggactcgatatccgactgaatgacttgtgaagatggagatttttttgcagagagctccctccttctccttctccttctcttctttcctcctcctctctccttcccctttcaTTCCATTTTCTAATGCGCTCTGATCCCTGCGAGAAAAGAGATCATTTTTTCTGATTGGCAATCATTATTAATTTTTCATGGCATTTTGAAGATGCAGATCCTTTAATGGTAATAACTTTAATTGAGGCCCTAAATGGTTTTTTGATGGCCCTCCCTGATATGATTTTCCAGTCTCGTGTTCACGATCGAATGATTGTGTTAATTTCCAATTTGGAAATTTTTATCAGCTCCTTAACTTCACTTCACTCCTGGCCTTTAATGTTCTTTTCGGAGCAGCCGCCGGTCCTAGTactccatcaccccccccctacacccccaccccccacttcTAATTTCATGCACTGCATAAACATCTGTGTATACTTCGAAATTTCTCAAGCGATTTATATCCTATATGTCTGAAATATAATGTGAATCTGCTGGCAGTTAGCATGAATCACCTTAAAGTCCTGTGAGGTGAAAACATTTGCAGCAGTCATGGCTGTTTAACTCGCTTGTCAGCTTCAAGTTTAAGAGGTGGGATGAGATAGattgtggcaaaaaaaaaaaaaaaaattcagagtTTTTCACACACTGGGTGGTTgagggggggaggcgggggtgATTATAACTTCTCAGTGTGCAGGGAAGTTGAAACTgtgcagaggattttttttgcGCTTTGGAGGATGATTATGATTTAAGAGTTTGTTTCAGAAACTCAGCGTATTCATGCAAGACCAGAGGTTcatctctaaaatacagaggaaagtgttgttttgtcagCTGAGGACTGAAACCTCCGGGGTCTGAGCCCGTTTTTTTTGGGCGATTTTGGTTTACATTGAAATCGGCTCTTGTTTAACACTTCAGAAATATGATGCTGAGACTGTATAGCTGCTCAAAGGCcccaaagacaaaaaaaaaagacagaaattcaGAGATTATAGTCAATTATATTCGAATAGTGCCAGATATCTCTAAATTTTATgtcatgaaacattttgtaAGAATAGATGTCACTTCCACTAGCAGTCTagagtttggacacaccacatttttctttatttttacaattacaacacttaaaAACTACTGTTACCCCCTTAATGCTGATATCTTCTTTTTCAGCAGTTTAAGAGACTAAACAGCAGCaaatacaagaaaaaacagacaaaacagaaaaattatATTCAAACAGCACCagatatctttaaattttatGCCATGGACCATTTTGTAAGAATAGATGTCACTTATTTCACCTGGAAGATATCTCGTTCTGTTATGAGCTTCTTCTAATAGCAATATCCTGTGATGTAAGCAAAATAGAaatccattcagccaatcagagatgGCATAATGTAAGCGGATGCCTTGCGGGGTCTGGTCCCAGGTCGTCGGCGTTGTGCTGTGCGCTCTCAACCGAGGCTGACAGGCGCAGACTGTGGCTGATCTGATCAGATGTCAGCAGCCAGCACTTTCACCTGATCTACCAGCTGGGCATAAACGTGAGCAGATGGGCCGGCCCGCCGAGCCgagccacgccacgccacgccgtCCCGATCCCCGTATTACAATGCTGCGGCTCGTCCCCTCCGGAGTCCGTACGGGGCGATGGCCGCGGGCTCCTGCTCAGGCGCCGCCTCCGAGCTTGTTATCTCGATTTGTAAATTATCCGGATTGTTAAAGCGGTAATCCTCGAGACGGACGCCATTTTTCCTCTGTGATCaagtttctgttttctttgtctgttcagaggAAACAGAACTGGATATAAGTTGGTatcatatatgaaaatgtcaccaaTTATTACTCTTCTGTGTGAGTGCAGcagttatttattttacttagcTGTTACTCTATCTTGCTGATATGCGTTTGATAGAAACGTATCTTCTGCCATAAAGCAACAAATTACAGGAACGATCTCAGATGaacacaaacactaagaatGACGTCTTGCTAGGTAGCGCCCGCAAACACGTGTCTCGTATGTTTACAAGCCTTAATACTCCTCCTCCGCTTAACCAATTAGCCGAAATATGACTAATTAGAGGTTATACATATGCAAACATGCAGTCGGGTCCCCGCCCACAAACAGGAgtatgaaggagagagagagagagagagagagagagagagagagagagagagagacggtgccATTCACAATTAGGAGCGGAGAGCGATTGTGTCTTATTAGCAGTGGTGGCGCGACTAAACTTTACCGGGCGGAGGGGGTCCTTGGAGGGAAGTGAGGGGatggtgggaggagagggggaagggtggtgggggtgggggggggcgccGAAGCAGctgttgctgtttgtttatGCAACTCAGCAACATACGAGCGGTGGGGTCCCTCTCCGGCGCTTGGCGGGGCCCcggctctctcctctctccccgcTTGATCTTTGAAGGTTGGGGCTGTTTGAACAATtcctcccagtcctcccagtGTCCTGCGCGCCGCCATCTGTCTCCCCAGGAATGTGGGTAGAGTCAGCACACACCCCGGCATTTGTCGGCCCGGATCGGGGAGGGATTCGGGGgcggggtggtggtggtggtgggggggtgccGGGGGGGGTTGTGTTTTCCCCCTAGCGAGCTCAGAGAAACaagtcttttttgttttgggttttttttgtgtttcctaACCGTTTAACGTCTTCACCTCCCACTTGGAATGAATTGTTTCATGACTGGTGAGCCAGGTTTACAcacactgtgttgttgttgttgttgttgttgttgttgttgattggtattatattttgatttttttttttttttttttccagacgaCAAGCCTTGTTTGAATTGCAAATTTTGATGGATTGCAACTGATGTTTACCTTTGAACAGCGAATCAAGGCTGGGCCAATACGCTCTGTTCTGTATCCTACGATTATTAAAGAGGCATttgaggtttaaaaaaaaaaaaagtcccaatTAAGAAATTTGAGACTGTTATGAAAAAGTACAAAGTATAATTCAAACGGCGTGAATACAGGTACGCAAGGCGAATGATTCTGAATACCTTTTGGTCTGATTAGGCCCAAATTAATGAAAAGTAGATCAGATTGCCTCTTCTAATGAAGGGGAAAcgttataataaaaaaaaaaaaagactctttTCATTTATTCTATTTTCCGGGCTGCCAAATTCTAAAGGCATGCCTCCTTTGGCTGGGGAGCCAGGAAATTAAAAGGTATGTGATTCTCTCTGTTATCACTGCCGCTCCTGTAGTCGCTCGACGGAGGTGGGAGCAGAAAGCCAAGATGCCTCTTTGGCGACAGGAGCCATTTGGCTTGTTGCTTGTTGTCATGCCGACCGATTGTGATTATTTACTGAACTCTCACCCCCACGATGTTTGTGCGGTTCTCAatgtgaatctctctctctccctctctctctctctctcacagcaccAACTGCTCAACCAAGGCGCTGGCAACCGCAAGTTCAAATGCACAGAGTGTGGCAAGGCCTTCAAATACAAGCACCATCTGAAGGAACACCTCCGGATTCATAGCGGTGGGTAGGAAGGGGAACGCTGCCCCGCTCTTTGAATATTCATAACCTTGATTTAAGACCACCATGAACTTCACTTCATCTGCGAAAATTCCTTGGGTTTATTTTGTGTCCCCCTTACTGATAATGGACAGTTAACTCAGCTATGTCAGAAATTTGTATGGccttcacatacagtgcaaagggacaaTGCAACACATACTGCACACTATACATATCATGCTACAAAGATACATAAGTAATACATTCATTCATAAcctttatttgaatttgaaaatcaCTGAGGGTTTACAATGTACAATATTAATATAGAGTaaacaaccctaaccctaacccaaaagaAACAGTTGAGAGTAAAAGCAATCAATTAGAAACGGTGACAAATAGATGTGTGGAGGTTTCAAATCATGtctttaaaatgatcaaaagtAACAAAGGCATAACTTCAATAAAAGCTGCAGTTCATTCCAGGTGTGTGGAGCgttaaaacaaaaaagctcTGATTTGACATATGGGACCTGTAGCATAAACCAATCATtcgaaaaggaaaacaaatacaattactactactgctagtgcATTATTCATACATTTGTACAACCATGACCATGCTATAAGCCCATCCTGCACATATCAGCCGTCTCACCCTAGATTTTTCTTCCTTCCAGGTGAAAAACCTTACGAATGCCCCAACTGCAAGAAGCGTTTCTCCCACTCGGGCTCCTACAGTTCGCACATAAGCAGCAAGAAGTGCATTGGCCTGATCGCGGTCAACGGCAGGATGCGGAACAACATGAAGTCGggctcctcccccacctccgcctcctcctcgcCCACCAACACCGCCATCACGCAGCTGCGGCAGAAGCTGGAGAACGGCAAGCCGCTGGGCCTCGGCGAACACAACAACCACCTGAACATCAAGACGGAGCCGCTCGACTTCAACGACTACAAGCTGATGATGGCGTCCCACGGCTTCGGCGCGCCCGGGCCCTTCATGAACGGAGGCATGGGGGGGAACAGCCCGCTGGGGGTCCACCACAACTCGACGGCCCAGAGCCCGCTGCAGCACCTCGGGATGGGCGGGCTGGACGCGCAGCTCCTGGGATACCCGGGGCCGCTGGCGAACAACCTGAGCGAGGTTCAGAAGGTCCTCCAGATCGTGGACAACACTGTGTGCAGGCAGAAAATGGACTGCAAGCCGGAGGAACTCTCCAAGCTCAAGGCCTACATGAAGGAGCTGGGGTCCCAGATTGAAGAGCAGAAACAGGGGCTGACATCAGCGGGGGGCCCTCCGGTCGGTCTTCCAATCGTCAATCACAACGGCGCCACCAAAAGCATCATCGACTACACGCTAGAAAAAGTGAACGAAGCCAAAGCTTGCCTCCAGAGCTTGACGACAGACTCAAAGAGACAGATTAGCAATATCAAACGAGAGAAATCCAACCACATGCTTGAAGGAGTCGTGGATGAGAAGATGCAGGAAAACAACATGTTTACACCTTTCGCTTGCCAATACTGCAAAGAAACCTTCCCCGGTCCCATACCTTTGCATCAGCACGAACGCTACCTGTGTAAAATGAACGAGGAGATCAAAGCGGTTCTGCAGCCCAGTGAGAATCTGATGCCCACCAAACCAGGGATTTTCATGGAGAAGAACACCCACTTACTCTCCTCCATGTTGTCTGAGAAGGGACTGACCGGTCCCATCAACCCTTACAAGGACCACATGTCCGTGCTGAAGGCGTATTTTGCCATGAACATGGAGCCGAACTCGGAGGAGCTGCTCAAGATTTCCATAGCGGTCGGCCTTCCTCAGGAATTTGTCAAGGAGTGGTTTGAACAGCGAAAAATGTACCAGTACGGCAGCACTAGAACCCCGCCGCTAGAACACAGGAACAACATAGATATGGTTGTCGGAACAAATAACCACCACACTCCACCAAAAGACTCTATGGCAGCTAGGTCGCCCGTGTCACTAGTCAAAGCTACTGACCGCATCACATCCCCCTCCATCGCGGAGCTCCACAACAACTGTGACACGCTCAGACTTTTGAAAAACCACCAGTTTAGTGGCGGTGCCAAGATAGGTGACAAGATGGACCACTCCCGTAGTAACACTCCCTCCCCCTTAAACCTGTCGTCTGCATCTTCCAAAAACTCTCACAGTAGCTCCTACACTCCAAACAGCTTAACTTCAGAAGACCTGCAGGCTGAGCCGCTGGATCTGTCTCTGCCAAGACTCATGAAGGAACCCAAGCATGCACTGACTGTCAGAAGCAGACCTAAAGTCAACAGCATTACCATTGACCACAACAGTGTCCATTCTCCCCGCGAGCACTTCGAAGAGCCTTTGAACTTGGCCTATCTCAAGAAGGATTTCTCAGGCGCTACCAACAACGGAAACCTTGAAAAAAGCACTAGCCCCATCTTTGGCATTAACCCTTTTGCTGCCAAACCCTTGTACACATCTCTTCCACCTCAGAGCGCTTTCCCTCCAGCCACATTCATGCCCCCGATGCAGGCCAGCATACCAGGTCTTAGGCCCTACCCGGGCATGGATCAAATGGGCTTCCTACCACACATGGCCTACACTTACGCAACAGGGGCAGCTACCTTTGCCGAGATGCAACAGAGGAGAAAGTACCAGCGGAAACCAGGTTTCCAGGTAAATAAGCCACCTGTGGTTTTGTAAAGCCCCAGGCTCACTCAGATTCTCTAAAGTGATCTGAACTCATTTCTGTACtaattaaaaagtaaaactcCAGAGTCTGGAAAGAGCACACTCACCTGAGGTAGACTGAACTGGCAAGGGCACAGAGATAAACCCCAGTTAGAAATATAATCCCTTGACAAATATCAGTTTACCGATATATCAGGCCGGTATTGGCCTTTCAATAAGAATCAGGTATCGGTATTggtctataaaacctgcaatgagaCCTGCCTCACTCATTTTAtggggtttcagtggagagttttagtatcccatgatggtttaaatgttgcttcagaggcttttttacCCTGAGAAGAACCATGAATCCCAGtattttttggaatattttgtaatttttagcacggaaattgtcaaatttaaatatacagaatattgGTATCAAATATTGCAAATCAGCAGCTTAAATCCAAatatatcagtatcagtatcggccttgaaaaacccatatcagtcgaaccgtAGTTGTTACCACACTCTGTGAATTGTACCCACTACTTAATGTAGAATACATTAATGCTCTTGACTGCAGTCTGCCAGAGAAGTCCTCTTCCAGCGCCGGTCTCAACTCAGATATTTTGTTATTAAATATGGGTGAAAGGCCTTTGTAAAAATGACAAAGGTGAGCCCTGGAGCTGTGCGGTTCTCTGAATTTTCCCACCGCAACTTTGCTGCATTTTAAAGAGAGCAAAGACCAAAATGAGCTTCTACACATGGATTAATAATGCACAGTCTCCATGTTCATTACCACTGAATGCTGAAGGCTGTTTAACATAGAGGGAAccattttgatgaaaaaaagTATTAATAATGTTTCCTATTCTAAGTTATTAAATTAGATTTTAAAAATACAGCTACAGGCGTTTAGTTCAAATTGATTGCAGAGTGATAGTGGTCCGTTCTTAAAACACAGTGCAGTCTCCAGGATCATTGTCAGGCCCGACCGACACATATTCATTAAAGAAAGCGCTCAATATTGGCCATTAGGTGCACCTTCTGATTTTAATCATTATATGAGTTTGCAATTTCAAGAATAGGTCACTGTGCTTCCTCTTGTTATGAACCTCTAATGTTGTAATATTGTTCTCCATCAATTCATTTTTAAGACTAATCTTCATCATAAAAGAACATGGAGAATTTTAAAGGAATACGGCAGAATTAACACtcttgtacaaaattagaccgGCGTTGAATACACCATTATGGTTGAGTTTCATAATAGGGAGCATGTCAGTTATGGATGGCTGATATTATCCCAGTTCTGAAACTTTTATAAGAAATCAATGCTGGTATTTGCAGATGTTCAAAGATGCATGGGATGTACAGTTCTTGATACTGCTTTATCTAGGAATCGCTTCTGCATTGACTTAAAGTGACACTAAAGATCAATTGACTCCtctttatttgtatttaatttaaagaaaaacaacatctgCAGACTAGAATATCATTTAAGTTAATAGCAATATGACATAAtaataagactttttttttttttttgtatgtttttaagtATGTTAACCGTATAAAGTCTAATCCCATTTTTGTGATTTTGGTATACATTGAAATTGGCACTTGTGTAGCACCTAAAAACTATTTTTACTTGTCTTGTTTAGTAGAAACTCAGCTGGAAGTGTATATTAACAGAAAATCAGTTCAAGAGATTATATAGCTGCTCACAAGCCCTAAAGACAAAATAATTTAGAAATTTAttcagaaatgtattgaaaatacACCCAGAATAACATCAACAGAGACAATTAGCAAAGatatacattttctgtttgtttctacaTTGGACAAGCAAAATATTACTCATAAAAATTTGTcagtaggttttttttttgtttttgtttttattcagtctccatctttgtccctcagcctcactgtggtgtttctgcactgctcttcccacagaccacctgtcaatcaaacagtgtgggcggagcttggattttttctgttgatgcagtttgagtttctctcttctttgtgtgttcagccatggtggctatcactgctcatgctaactacccagttcttcttcttctctttattacaaacaaaccggaaacgtaaaacgcatcataATAGAACGcattagaacagacaatggaaaagctttatgaactggatataggttgagcAGTAagatagagaggaaaaaaaacagacatttattttcgtgaaaatgtcacaaattattAACGTTTTGAAATATTAACCAGATGAATTTCAGGGAATATCAACTTCttctcaaaatggatatatatatacagtatcgtGACAAATTTCCACTTCTAACACAcgattcatttttatttcttgttttgtttttgtttttttttttgtttctttttgtttgatCCGAAGGGGGACCTGCTCGACGGTACAGCAGATTACATGTCAGGGCTGGACGACATGACAGACCCCGACTCCTGTCTGTCGCGGAAGAAGATTAAGAAGACCGAAAGTGGTATGTACGCGTGTGACTTGTGCGACAAAACATTCCAGAAGAGCAGTTCCCTTCTAAGACACAAATATGAACACACAGGTATATACTGTTCTAGACCCTTATTTTAACCCCCAtgcctcttttttttatgttttaaatgtttgtgTTGCCAAATTCTctcgatatatatatatatatatttttgttacccctccccacccccctttttcttcttcttcttctttccctctctgttacCTTTAAGTTGTATTGTAAACCGAGACCTAACTTGTTTCTTCATTGACAGGGATGAGGTGATTTCGAATGACTAGATTTCAAAAACTTTGCTACCTTTTTATTACATGCGAATTTTGCTAGTGTATGATGTGTTTAATGCAGATTTTTGTGTacaaagttgtgtgtgtgctctgtcttgtattgttaaaatgactaaaagAGACATTTGAGATTTTGAGAAAAGTCCCAATTGAGAAATTTGAGAAAGTACGAACCATAATTCAAATTGTGTGGAAACAGGTATGCGAGGAGAATGATTCTGACTATCTGTTGGAGCGATATCACTCTTCATTTCCCAATCATATCTCACTATATTAACCATTTTGCTATCTAAAAAGGCACACATCAATTCACCTAGATATATACAGCCAGTAAAAGGCCGTAATGCCTTTATCGGCCCCATTATTGGCGATAGATCTCATCAGCAGCGTAGCGCTCAGAAGCTTCTGAGCACTGATAACAAGTCTTTCATTATAGTTATTATACAGAGATCCTCTTTCACTAGGTtgcatcatttttttattttttttttatccgcTATCTGCTGGGCGCCCTGTAGCAGAGCGCTCCATGCTTTATGCAGGCTTCCATGTTATCTGCTTGGACAtaaaaggaaaaggaggggTGCACTCTTTAAAAAGGAAGCGTTATCTTCGCACGTTTGTGTCGCTTTTTCGACGCAAAGCGCGTTAATAAGCATCGTGTGTCAAATATGTGTGGTTATtgatgatattttgtgttgaaaagaATCTCTCAGGGTTCCtgcacaggtctggaaagtctggaaatgtatggaaaacgGAATTTGGTAATTTCCAGGGCTTGATAAGTCAGGAAATTGcagaaaaaagtttgaaaattaTGGAAAAATGGGGTGTTCTGCCCCAATATTCATATTGAGTATTTGGTAATTGGAATTtggtcatttccaggtcttgataaGTCAAGAAATTGCAGAAAAATGTTGCTGCTCTGCCCCGATATTCATATGCCGACACATTTCTGGTGGTTTTCGATTCTGATGGCTGTGAAGAATAATCATCCATACAGTGATGTGGCAGAGTCAGTAGGGGCGTAAATCAGGAGTGTaaatcaaaacatcaaaacaccaaaatcttcaaatcaaatcaggaAATCAAAGCCTGAAAAGAGCCTGGAATTTGGAAAGTGAAAGTGTGCAGGAACCCTGAACTCAAACGGCGCCGGACGGACGGGCCAGACGTTGGACCGCGGTCCGGCGTCCGGGCCGGCCGGCCGGCGGGCGAATCCTGTCGCCGCTGCATTGACATGTCAGAGGGGACTTGACGGGGTCTTGTGATTTGTGCGAGGCGGGCGGACATATTTCCACATGTGCTGAGCAGTAGTAAATAAGAAAAAGAGGTCAAGGAGGATTGGCTGCAACTGAAGCgtttcagtccaaaatgagatgtccaACATTTGGGGGAATAAAGATAACAGAAAGTTATTAGGATAGCAGGTAACTTAAGTCTGAAAAGAAATATTGAGTGATGAACTCTTGGTAATgagtgttttaagtgttttggaataaaactatTGTACCATTACAGGCCAAAAGACATTTATTTGGCCAGACATTTATGGCACAATATC
The window above is part of the Centroberyx gerrardi isolate f3 chromosome 21, fCenGer3.hap1.cur.20231027, whole genome shotgun sequence genome. Proteins encoded here:
- the zeb2b gene encoding zinc finger E-box-binding homeobox 2b isoform X2, which translates into the protein MKQEIMADGPRCKRRKQANPRRKNALNYENVVETGSETEEEDKLPVSEEDALINGTGSPASLTNPEASPRAESHGLLTKDEEDDEMRDSGVEHIWPDNDMLSASVDGTDEMKDDFDTLGPDASLQSVGNGTVKNVDCSSEFEDFFSKRKLDDSESHVVSIAEYLQRGDTAIIYPEAPEELSRLGTPEATGPEESDLPPGTPDAFAQLLTCPYCDRGYKRLTSLKEHIKYRHEKNEENFACPLCNYTFAYRTQLERHMATHKPARDQHQLLNQGAGNRKFKCTECGKAFKYKHHLKEHLRIHSGEKPYECPNCKKRFSHSGSYSSHISSKKCIGLIAVNGRMRNNMKSGSSPTSASSSPTNTAITQLRQKLENGKPLGLGEHNNHLNIKTEPLDFNDYKLMMASHGFGAPGPFMNGGMGGNSPLGVHHNSTAQSPLQHLGMGGLDAQLLGYPGPLANNLSEVQKVLQIVDNTVCRQKMDCKPEELSKLKAYMKELGSQIEEQKQGLTSAGGPPVGLPIVNHNGATKSIIDYTLEKVNEAKACLQSLTTDSKRQISNIKREKSNHMLEGVVDEKMQENNMFTPFACQYCKETFPGPIPLHQHERYLCKMNEEIKAVLQPSENLMPTKPGIFMEKNTHLLSSMLSEKGLTGPINPYKDHMSVLKAYFAMNMEPNSEELLKISIAVGLPQEFVKEWFEQRKMYQYGSTRTPPLEHRNNIDMVVGTNNHHTPPKDSMAARSPVSLVKATDRITSPSIAELHNNCDTLRLLKNHQFSGGAKIGDKMDHSRSNTPSPLNLSSASSKNSHSSSYTPNSLTSEDLQAEPLDLSLPRLMKEPKHALTVRSRPKVNSITIDHNSVHSPREHFEEPLNLAYLKKDFSGATNNGNLEKSTSPIFGINPFAAKPLYTSLPPQSAFPPATFMPPMQASIPGLRPYPGMDQMGFLPHMAYTYATGAATFAEMQQRRKYQRKPGFQGDLLDGTADYMSGLDDMTDPDSCLSRKKIKKTESGMYACDLCDKTFQKSSSLLRHKYEHTGKRPHQCQICKKAFKHKHHLIEHSRLHSGEKPYQCDKCGKRFSHSGSYSQHMNHRYSYCKREAEEREAAEREAREKGHLEPTELLMSRAYLQGMTPQGYPELAERDAILRHPDAVNGGIREGRKEAEGAYAKIGRRDEEFEEEEEESKSMDTDPDTLRDEEENGEHSMDDSSLDGKTETKSDHEDAMEDGM
- the zeb2b gene encoding zinc finger E-box-binding homeobox 2b isoform X1 encodes the protein MKQEIMADGPRCKRRKQANPRRKNALNYENVVETGSETEEEDKLPVSEEDALINGTGSPASLTNPEASPRAESHGLLTKDEEDDEMRDSGVEHIWPDNDMLSASVDGTVKNVDCSSEFEDFFSKRKLDDSESHVVSIAEYLQRGDTAIIYPEAPEELSRLGTPEATGPEESDLPPGTPDAFAQLLTCPYCDRGYKRLTSLKEHIKYRHEKNEENFACPLCNYTFAYRTQLERHMATHKPARDQHQLLNQGAGNRKFKCTECGKAFKYKHHLKEHLRIHSGEKPYECPNCKKRFSHSGSYSSHISSKKCIGLIAVNGRMRNNMKSGSSPTSASSSPTNTAITQLRQKLENGKPLGLGEHNNHLNIKTEPLDFNDYKLMMASHGFGAPGPFMNGGMGGNSPLGVHHNSTAQSPLQHLGMGGLDAQLLGYPGPLANNLSEVQKVLQIVDNTVCRQKMDCKPEELSKLKAYMKELGSQIEEQKQGLTSAGGPPVGLPIVNHNGATKSIIDYTLEKVNEAKACLQSLTTDSKRQISNIKREKSNHMLEGVVDEKMQENNMFTPFACQYCKETFPGPIPLHQHERYLCKMNEEIKAVLQPSENLMPTKPGIFMEKNTHLLSSMLSEKGLTGPINPYKDHMSVLKAYFAMNMEPNSEELLKISIAVGLPQEFVKEWFEQRKMYQYGSTRTPPLEHRNNIDMVVGTNNHHTPPKDSMAARSPVSLVKATDRITSPSIAELHNNCDTLRLLKNHQFSGGAKIGDKMDHSRSNTPSPLNLSSASSKNSHSSSYTPNSLTSEDLQAEPLDLSLPRLMKEPKHALTVRSRPKVNSITIDHNSVHSPREHFEEPLNLAYLKKDFSGATNNGNLEKSTSPIFGINPFAAKPLYTSLPPQSAFPPATFMPPMQASIPGLRPYPGMDQMGFLPHMAYTYATGAATFAEMQQRRKYQRKPGFQGDLLDGTADYMSGLDDMTDPDSCLSRKKIKKTESGMYACDLCDKTFQKSSSLLRHKYEHTGKRPHQCQICKKAFKHKHHLIEHSRLHSGEKPYQCDKCGKRFSHSGSYSQHMNHRYSYCKREAEEREAAEREAREKGHLEPTELLMSRAYLQGMTPQGYPELAERDAILRHPDAVNGGIREGRKEAEGAYAKIGRRDEEFEEEEEESKSMDTDPDTLRDEEENGEHSMDDSSLDGKTETKSDHEDAMEDGM